GATCACCCCGCCGGCGCGAGCATGACCGCCTTTCGAAGAGAGATCGAGGCGGCGGCGGCGCGCGCCACCAAGGACGTTCTCCTCCGCCCGAACGCGGTCGACCCCGTGACCGGCAAAAACTCGGGAAACAACGTGGGGGTGAACGCCCCCTACATCACCTTCACCGAGTGGGAGAAGCCGGAGATCCGCGTGCGGCTGATGCTCAAGGGAGGCGGGAGCGAAAACGTCGGCACCCAGTACAAGCTCCCCGACGGCGCCATCGGCGCCGGCCGCGACCTGGAGGGGATCCGCCGCGCGGCGATCGACGCGATCGTCAAAGCGCAGGGGAAGGGGTGCGCGCCCGGCGTGGTCGGCATCGGCATCGGCGGCGACCGGTCCACCTCCTACCTCCTCTCCAAGAAGCTCTTCTTCCGGCCGATCGGGTCCTCCAACGAGGACCCGGCGCTGGACGCCTTGGAAAAGCGCCTCCACGGCGAGCTGAACCGCCTCGGCATCGGGCCGATGGGTTTCGGCGGCGGCACCACCGTGCTGGACGTCTTCATCGGCGCGCAGCACCGCCACCCGGCCACCTTCTTCGTCGCCGTCTCCTACATGTGCTGGGCCTGCCGGCGCAAGTCGATGACCATCCGGAACGGGGAGGCCGATTATGATTAAGCTCGACATTCCGATCTCCGAAGAGAAGATCCGCTCGCTGAAGGCGGGCGACACGGTGCTCCTCTCCGGCATCGTCGTCACCGCCCGGGACGCCGGCCACAAGCTGATGGTGGAGGAGAGGCCGGAGTTCCTGAACGACCTCCTGAAGGGGGGCGTGATCTACCACTGCGGCCCGGTGGTCCGAAAGGACGGAGACCGTTGGACCTTCGTCGCCGCCGGCCCGACCACCAGCATTCGCGAGGAGCCGTACCAGGCGAAAGTGATCGAGAGCTACGGCGTCCGCGGCGTCATCGGCAAGGGAGGGATGGGGGCGAAAACCCTCGAAGCGTGCCGGAAGTTCGGCGCCTGCTACCTCCACGCCGTCGGCGGCTGCGGCACGGCGATCGCGCAATCGGTCAAGGAAGTGACGGCGGTCCACAAGCTGGAGGAGTTCGGCACGCCGGAGGCGTTCTGGGTGATCCGCGTCGAGGACTTCCCGGTGATCGTCACCATGGACACCCACGGGACGAGCATCCACGACAAGGTGGAGGAGGAATCCAAGCGGGTCGCCGCGGAATTGATGAAGTAACGAAAAAGTCGAGGGGGACAGCCACCCATCATTCGGTTGGTTGATTGGTGACTGTCCCTATTTATTAAAACAGGAAGTCCGTGCTGAGGAAGTTCGACTTCCGCTCCCGCGTGATGACCCGCAGAATCTCCTTGTTCTCCTCCGTCCCCTTCGCCGCCACGAGCGAGCGGATCGTGAAGACCCGGAGCGCGTCGGAGACGGAGAGGGTTCCCTCCGCCGAGTCCTTCCGCCCCGTGAAGGGGAAGGTATCCGGCCCCCGCTGGCACTGGCTGTTGATGTTCACCCGGCAGACCTGATTCACCAGAGGATCGATCAGCCGCGCGATCTCGCCCGGGTCGGCGCCGAAGAGGCTCACCTGCTGCCCGTAGTTCGACTCCATCACGTAGCGGATCGGCTCCTCGATCGAGTCGAATGGAACGACCGGCACCACCGGCCCGAACTGCTCCTCCCTCCACGCCCGCATCTTCTCGTTCACGGGATAGAGGAGGGCGGGGTGAAAGTAGGTCCCCCAACGCGCGCCGCCGCCGCGGTTCATCACGCGCGCTCCCCCCGCCTCCGCGTCCTTCACGAGGCCGTCGAGATAATCGGTCTTCCCCGGCTCCGGGAGGGGCGTGATCTTGACCCCTTGCTCCCAGGGCATGCCGAAGGGGAGCCCGTCGATCCCCGCGGCGAAACGCTCCAGGAACTCGCCGGCTATCCGTTTATGCACAAAGAGTATTTTGAGCGCCGTGCATCGCTGGCCGTTGTAGGAGAGAGCGCCGAGAAGGCATTCGCGCGCCGCCAGGCCGAGGTCGGCGCCGGGGAGGACGATCCCGGCGTTCTTCGCCTCCAGGCCGAGGACGGCGCGGAGGCGGTGCGGCTTGGGGTGGGCGTGCTTGAGGAGGTCCGCCACGCGGCTCGATCCGATGAAGGCGAGCACGTCGATGCGCCCCGATTTCATGAGCGGCCCGATCACGCTCTCCCCGTCGCCGTACACCGAATTGATCACGCCGGGAGGGAAGGAGTCGCGAAACGCCTCCAACAGAGGACGGTGCAGGAGCACGCCCAGCTTGGGCGGCTTGAAGATCACCGTGTTTCCCATGATCAGCGCCGGGATCAGCGTGGTGAAGGTCTCGTTGAGGGGATAGTTGAAGGGGCCCATGCAGAGAACGACGCCGAGAGGGGAACGGCGGATCTGCCCGAGAATCCCCTCCTCGACGACGAACCGGGAAGAGACCCGGTCCAGCTCCTTGAGCGCGTTGATCGTGTCCCGGATGTATTCGACGGTTCGATCGAATTCCTTCGCCGAGTCCTCGCGCGACTTGCCGATCTCCCACATGAGAAGGCGGACCACCTCCTCGCGGCGCTCCACCATTTTATGGGTGAATTCTTCGACGTGACGGATCCTCTCCGCCACCGGCAAGGTGGGCCAGAGTCCCCGCCCACGGTCCCAGGCGCCCGCCGCCG
The genomic region above belongs to Candidatus Eisenbacteria bacterium and contains:
- a CDS encoding fumarate hydratase, with protein sequence MDEKRIEQIYRLIRSASTDLPEDVENALRSAKEKEPPGGTSANTFEAILENVRMAREKGTPICQDTGSLIFYVDHPAGASMTAFRREIEAAAARATKDVLLRPNAVDPVTGKNSGNNVGVNAPYITFTEWEKPEIRVRLMLKGGGSENVGTQYKLPDGAIGAGRDLEGIRRAAIDAIVKAQGKGCAPGVVGIGIGGDRSTSYLLSKKLFFRPIGSSNEDPALDALEKRLHGELNRLGIGPMGFGGGTTVLDVFIGAQHRHPATFFVAVSYMCWACRRKSMTIRNGEADYD
- a CDS encoding fumarate hydratase C-terminal domain-containing protein — its product is MIKLDIPISEEKIRSLKAGDTVLLSGIVVTARDAGHKLMVEERPEFLNDLLKGGVIYHCGPVVRKDGDRWTFVAAGPTTSIREEPYQAKVIESYGVRGVIGKGGMGAKTLEACRKFGACYLHAVGGCGTAIAQSVKEVTAVHKLEEFGTPEAFWVIRVEDFPVIVTMDTHGTSIHDKVEEESKRVAAELMK
- a CDS encoding NADP-dependent glyceraldehyde-3-phosphate dehydrogenase, encoding MTLEEKIRSIFPAPEEVPAEAVLSEPIAQTEYLVGGRLRAWEGPRETVLSPVCRPGAAGGAPEPVPIGEYPRLTAKEAEEALEAAAGAWDRGRGLWPTLPVAERIRHVEEFTHKMVERREEVVRLLMWEIGKSREDSAKEFDRTVEYIRDTINALKELDRVSSRFVVEEGILGQIRRSPLGVVLCMGPFNYPLNETFTTLIPALIMGNTVIFKPPKLGVLLHRPLLEAFRDSFPPGVINSVYGDGESVIGPLMKSGRIDVLAFIGSSRVADLLKHAHPKPHRLRAVLGLEAKNAGIVLPGADLGLAARECLLGALSYNGQRCTALKILFVHKRIAGEFLERFAAGIDGLPFGMPWEQGVKITPLPEPGKTDYLDGLVKDAEAGGARVMNRGGGARWGTYFHPALLYPVNEKMRAWREEQFGPVVPVVPFDSIEEPIRYVMESNYGQQVSLFGADPGEIARLIDPLVNQVCRVNINSQCQRGPDTFPFTGRKDSAEGTLSVSDALRVFTIRSLVAAKGTEENKEILRVITRERKSNFLSTDFLF